The genome window ATCGAGGAAGGCACGGTCATGGCTGACCATCAGCACGGTGCCCTTGAACGTCAGCAACACTTCTTCCAGCAGTTCGAGTGTTTCCACATCCAGATCATTGGTCGGCTCGTCCAGCACCAGCAGGTTGGCCGGCTTGCTGAACAACTTGGCCAGCAGCAGGCGCGCGCGCTCGCCACCGGACAAGGCTTTGACCGGTGTCCGCGCACGCTGCGGGCTGAACAGGAAGTCGCCCAGATAGCTGAGCACATGGCGGTTCTGACCGTCGATCTCGATAAAGTCGCGGCCTTCGGCGACGTTGTCGATCACCGTCTTTTCCAGATCCAGCTGATAACGCAGCTGATCGAAGTACGCCACCTCCAGCCTGGTGCCCACCTCTACTTTGCCGCTGCTCGGCTGCAGATCGCCCAATAGCAGCTTGAGCAAGGTGGTCTTGCCGGTACCGTTGGCGCCGAGCAGGCCGATACGGTCCTGGCGCTGCAGTACGAAGGAGAAATCCCGCACCAGCGGCTCACCACCGGCATGGGCGAAGCTGACGTTCTCCAGCACCATCACCTGCTTGCCGGACTTGTCGGCCGTATCCAGCTGGATATTGGCCTTGCCGGTGCGCTCACGGCGCTGGCTGCGCTCGACGCGCAACTCCTTGAGCGCGCGTACCCGGCCTTCGTTGCGCGTGCGGCGGGCCTTGATGCCCTGACGAATCCACACTTCTTCCTGGGCCAGACGCTTGTCGAACAACGCATTGGCGGTTTCTTCCGCCGCCAGTTGCTGCTCTTTGTGCACAAGGAAGCTGGCGTAATCGCCATTCCAGTCAATCAAGCCGCCGCGATCCAGCTCGAGGATGCGCGTGGCCAGGTTCTGCAGAAAGGAGCGGTCGTGGGTGATGAACAGCACCGCGCCATTGAAATTCAGCAAGGCTTCTTCCAGCCAGGCGATGGCGCCGATATCCAGATGGTTGGTCGGCTCGTCGAGCAGCAGCAGGTCCGGTTCGGAAACCAGTGCTTGCGCCAGCAGTACGCGCCGCCGCCAGCCACCGGAGAGCTCGGCCAGGGTCTTGTCCGCCGGCAGTTGCAAGCGGCTCAGGGTGCTGTCGACCAACTGCTGCAGACGCCAGCCATCACGGGCTTCGAGATCCTGCTGCACGTGCATCAGCTTATCGAGGTCTTCCGCGCTATGGATGTTCTGGCTCAGGTGGTGGTACTCGGCCAGCAACTTGCCGACGCCGGCCAGGCCCTCGGCCACCACATCAAATACCGTACGGCCATCGGCGACCGGCAGTTCCTGCGGCAGTTCGCCGATTTTCAGCCCTGGAGCACGCCACACCGCGCCCTCATCGGCAAGCTGCTCGCCCTTGACCAGACGCAGCATGCTCGACTTGCCCGTGCCATTGCGGCCGATGATGCACACCCGCTCACCCCGCGCGATCTGCCAGGAAACCCGCTCCAGCAAGGGCATGGCGCCGAATGCCAGCGAAACATCGGTGAATTTGAGCAGGGTCATGGGCGTCTCCAAAAACAGGGCGCGCATTCTAACCGAGTTGCCGCAGCGCAAGGCCGGCATTTTTGCAAGATACTTCAGCGGCGATTCAAGTCTTTCAACCCGACGGGGCAAACGGCTAAGCTAGTGTCCCGCTGAACTGCCGCCGGTACTGCCCGACCGGAAAGGCGCCCAATATCTGCTTCCGGATCTGTCATGCGCGTTCGTGTGTTTCCCCTGTTGGCCTGCCTGCT of Pseudomonas pohangensis contains these proteins:
- a CDS encoding ATP-binding cassette domain-containing protein, producing the protein MTLLKFTDVSLAFGAMPLLERVSWQIARGERVCIIGRNGTGKSSMLRLVKGEQLADEGAVWRAPGLKIGELPQELPVADGRTVFDVVAEGLAGVGKLLAEYHHLSQNIHSAEDLDKLMHVQQDLEARDGWRLQQLVDSTLSRLQLPADKTLAELSGGWRRRVLLAQALVSEPDLLLLDEPTNHLDIGAIAWLEEALLNFNGAVLFITHDRSFLQNLATRILELDRGGLIDWNGDYASFLVHKEQQLAAEETANALFDKRLAQEEVWIRQGIKARRTRNEGRVRALKELRVERSQRRERTGKANIQLDTADKSGKQVMVLENVSFAHAGGEPLVRDFSFVLQRQDRIGLLGANGTGKTTLLKLLLGDLQPSSGKVEVGTRLEVAYFDQLRYQLDLEKTVIDNVAEGRDFIEIDGQNRHVLSYLGDFLFSPQRARTPVKALSGGERARLLLAKLFSKPANLLVLDEPTNDLDVETLELLEEVLLTFKGTVLMVSHDRAFLDNVVTSTLVFEGEGQIREYVGGYQDWLRQGGSPRLLGVAEARESKQPATTSEPEPVPAPVAAAEAPKKKLSYKLQRELEAIPAQIDTVEAKLAVVQKDISSPAFYQRPAEETQAVLAHMQSLQLELDKLLERWAELEA